In Paenibacillus sonchi, a single genomic region encodes these proteins:
- a CDS encoding histidinol phosphate phosphatase domain-containing protein, protein MKIDFHLHLEEGPYSPRWLQRTMESLTAMTDSSEQIHTQAWMQESFGRLERRMTGGAFTEEWLDLYLKQAKQRGIHTVGIVDHLYRFTKYKAYYEKHMLLDDTLIGRLQREWLDQVCMADTEHFVACIQAQKEKWQREGVQLRLGIEADYFPGCKQELAGILKEQPYDYVIGSVHFVDGWGFDNPATQMYFEQFDLEVLYARFFEIVGQAVSSRLFDIVAHLDNLKAFNYRPDEQRLLPMYERIADLLIAHDTATEINAGMVYRYPIREMCPSPAFLAVLAAKGVLFTTSTDAHFPDDLGGYTDQQLEMLMQAGVREIVTFQKRRRSRHWLE, encoded by the coding sequence ATGAAAATAGATTTTCACCTCCATCTGGAAGAAGGACCGTATTCACCTAGATGGCTGCAGCGTACGATGGAGAGTCTCACAGCGATGACGGACAGCAGCGAGCAGATCCATACGCAGGCTTGGATGCAGGAGAGCTTCGGCCGGCTGGAGCGGCGCATGACGGGTGGAGCTTTTACAGAGGAATGGCTGGACCTGTATCTGAAGCAGGCCAAGCAGCGCGGCATTCATACGGTGGGCATCGTCGATCATCTGTACCGTTTCACGAAATATAAAGCCTATTATGAAAAACACATGCTCCTGGATGATACCTTGATAGGCCGTCTGCAGCGGGAGTGGCTGGATCAGGTGTGTATGGCGGATACAGAGCATTTTGTTGCTTGCATTCAGGCCCAAAAGGAAAAATGGCAGCGTGAAGGGGTGCAGCTGCGGCTTGGCATCGAAGCCGATTATTTCCCGGGCTGCAAACAGGAGCTAGCCGGAATATTGAAGGAACAGCCATATGATTATGTTATCGGTTCAGTGCATTTTGTAGATGGCTGGGGCTTTGACAATCCGGCGACCCAGATGTATTTTGAACAATTTGATCTGGAAGTCCTGTATGCCCGGTTCTTCGAGATCGTCGGCCAAGCGGTGTCTTCACGCCTGTTCGATATTGTCGCCCACCTCGACAACCTCAAAGCCTTCAACTACCGCCCGGATGAACAACGCCTGCTGCCGATGTATGAGCGGATTGCGGATTTGCTGATCGCGCATGATACGGCCACGGAGATTAACGCGGGAATGGTGTACCGCTATCCGATCCGGGAAATGTGCCCGAGCCCGGCTTTCCTGGCCGTACTGGCAGCCAAAGGCGTGCTGTTCACCACCTCTACCGATGCCCATTTTCCTGACGATCTCGGCGGGTATACAGATCAGCAGCTAGAGATGCTGATGCAGGCGGGAGTGCGGGAAATTGTAACCTTCCAGAAGCGGCGGCGAAGCCGGCACTGGCTGGAATAA
- a CDS encoding DeoR/GlpR family DNA-binding transcription regulator — MTLLAEERQQLILQQLEETGKVKVIPLAQQLEVSNETIRRDLDALEEQRKLKRVYGGAVKLSHFDGEPSYTMRRKLNQEGKQAIGREAARLLQDGDTVFMDTGTTVLEMTRCLAGKKNITIVTNSLPTASALLQALSLEQFTGKVIMLAGEISVQQQSVSGILAHELLKQFTLDKAFLSVGGISPAQGITDYDMNESLVSRLAAGQASEVILLADHSKIGSTAFCQIAPLHNADVIISDQELPGGWKEELERIGVAWIRS; from the coding sequence ATGACATTACTCGCAGAAGAACGGCAGCAGCTGATCTTGCAGCAATTGGAGGAAACCGGAAAGGTAAAAGTTATCCCGCTGGCGCAGCAGCTTGAGGTGTCCAATGAGACGATCCGCCGCGATCTGGATGCCCTGGAGGAACAACGGAAGTTAAAGCGTGTGTATGGGGGCGCAGTGAAGCTCAGCCATTTCGACGGAGAGCCTTCGTATACGATGAGGCGCAAGCTGAACCAGGAAGGGAAGCAGGCGATTGGCCGGGAAGCTGCCAGACTGCTGCAGGATGGGGATACTGTGTTCATGGATACAGGGACGACTGTGCTGGAGATGACCCGCTGCCTGGCCGGAAAGAAGAACATTACTATTGTGACGAACTCCCTGCCAACAGCGTCTGCGTTGCTCCAAGCCTTGTCCCTTGAGCAATTTACGGGCAAAGTCATTATGCTTGCCGGTGAAATCTCCGTTCAGCAGCAATCGGTGAGTGGGATTCTCGCCCATGAGCTGCTGAAACAATTCACACTGGACAAAGCCTTTCTGTCCGTCGGCGGAATCTCGCCTGCCCAAGGCATCACGGATTACGATATGAACGAATCGCTGGTGTCACGGCTGGCCGCCGGGCAGGCCAGTGAAGTGATTCTGCTGGCAGACCACAGCAAAATCGGCAGCACGGCTTTTTGCCAGATCGCTCCGCTGCATAATGCCGACGTGATCATCTCCGATCAGGAGCTGCCGGGGGGCTGGAAGGAAGAGCTGGAACGCATAGGGGTAGCGTGGATCAGGTCCTGA
- a CDS encoding helix-turn-helix transcriptional regulator — protein sequence MKSSDSIKIPPGFWAGLRHLGIAAHDVARKAGQPLTIIAEPAVTTAQYFAVWQAYSDLIGDTAKGIIELAAGFETAKYPPTVLATYHSRDYRDALNRMARYKQLCPPENLLITEEGESCSIALEWLYTEQPGPPMLIGITLAYLLELGRRGTGQPLTARFVEFSDVMANVQALEAYFGCPVRIGAPCNRLTLHRKDLDRPFVSYNEELLEILTPALDRTLGEQQRERSISLMVKWIMKRSLTGGRPDIQAVAKELGISDRTLQRRLSDENTTFKHLLTQARHEQALEYLADSSLDIKEVAFMLGYADQNSFYRAFRLWEGDTPSNWRVKQEFWRNALVTESSRQGNIITCNG from the coding sequence ATGAAGTCTTCTGACTCTATTAAAATCCCGCCGGGATTCTGGGCAGGATTACGTCATTTAGGGATTGCTGCCCACGATGTAGCTCGTAAAGCAGGGCAGCCGCTCACAATTATTGCTGAACCTGCAGTCACCACCGCCCAATATTTCGCGGTCTGGCAGGCTTATTCCGATCTCATTGGTGACACTGCCAAGGGGATTATCGAGCTTGCGGCAGGTTTTGAAACCGCGAAGTACCCGCCGACCGTCTTAGCAACATACCACTCCCGTGACTACCGTGATGCTCTAAACCGAATGGCGCGCTACAAACAACTGTGTCCTCCAGAAAACTTGCTTATCACCGAGGAGGGGGAGAGCTGTAGCATCGCACTGGAATGGCTGTACACCGAGCAGCCTGGTCCGCCGATGTTGATTGGTATCACACTAGCCTATCTTTTGGAGCTTGGGCGACGGGGGACAGGCCAGCCTTTGACAGCGCGGTTCGTCGAATTTTCAGATGTTATGGCCAATGTACAGGCCCTTGAAGCCTACTTCGGCTGTCCTGTCCGGATTGGTGCACCATGCAACCGGTTGACGCTGCACCGAAAAGATCTGGACCGTCCCTTTGTCTCATACAACGAAGAGTTGCTGGAGATCCTGACTCCGGCTCTGGACCGGACGCTGGGTGAACAGCAGCGCGAGCGCTCAATTTCCCTGATGGTCAAATGGATCATGAAACGTAGCCTTACCGGAGGACGGCCCGATATTCAGGCTGTTGCGAAAGAGCTGGGAATAAGCGACCGTACCTTGCAGCGCCGGCTTTCTGACGAAAATACGACCTTTAAGCATTTGTTAACACAAGCCAGACATGAGCAGGCACTGGAGTACCTGGCAGACTCCTCGCTCGATATTAAAGAAGTAGCGTTCATGCTTGGATATGCAGACCAGAACTCGTTTTACCGCGCTTTCCGGCTTTGGGAAGGTGATACTCCGTCGAATTGGCGTGTAAAACAAGAATTTTGGCGCAATGCGCTAGTTACTGAATCATCCAGACAAGGTAACATAATCACTTGTAATGGGTGA
- a CDS encoding metallophosphoesterase family protein translates to MKKQRLSFHADGTFKIVQFTDIHLKDGIEPERDARTLALMERILITEQPDLVVFSGDLVYSEETVDPKAAFRRVIEVAVQAGTPFAVIYGNHDTEKGVTREELQAILTEYELCMAEAGPGEIHGTGNYVLPLFNHTADRESAALYFVDSGEYAPAAIGGYAWIHSDQVAWYSQESAKNKERNGGVLPALAFMHIPIPEYQEVWQSGSVAGRKGEMVCCSKVNSGWFAAMLEAGDVMAAFAGHDHDNDYIGVLHGITLAYGRVTGHNTYGSLQRGARVIQLKEGERRFETWIRQEDGSVI, encoded by the coding sequence ATGAAGAAGCAACGTCTTTCTTTTCATGCAGATGGCACTTTTAAAATTGTACAGTTTACCGATATCCATCTGAAGGATGGAATCGAACCGGAGCGTGATGCCCGGACGCTGGCCCTGATGGAGCGTATTCTGATCACCGAGCAACCGGATTTGGTAGTGTTCAGCGGTGACCTGGTTTACAGCGAAGAGACCGTGGACCCTAAGGCTGCGTTCCGGCGGGTGATTGAGGTTGCCGTACAGGCAGGAACGCCTTTTGCTGTGATCTATGGCAACCACGATACAGAGAAGGGGGTTACACGGGAAGAGCTGCAGGCGATTTTGACAGAATATGAGCTGTGTATGGCTGAAGCCGGACCGGGAGAGATCCACGGCACGGGCAATTATGTGCTGCCGCTTTTCAACCACACTGCAGACCGGGAGTCGGCGGCACTGTATTTCGTGGATTCGGGTGAATATGCGCCTGCAGCCATCGGCGGGTATGCCTGGATTCATTCCGATCAAGTGGCCTGGTATTCGCAGGAATCGGCCAAGAACAAAGAGAGAAACGGCGGGGTGCTGCCTGCTCTGGCTTTTATGCATATTCCTATCCCTGAGTATCAGGAGGTATGGCAATCCGGGAGTGTAGCCGGGAGAAAAGGCGAAATGGTCTGCTGCTCCAAAGTGAACAGCGGCTGGTTCGCGGCCATGCTGGAAGCAGGGGATGTGATGGCAGCCTTCGCCGGGCACGATCATGACAATGATTACATAGGTGTGCTGCATGGGATAACACTGGCCTATGGCCGGGTGACCGGGCATAACACGTACGGGTCACTGCAGCGCGGGGCGAGGGTCATTCAACTGAAGGAAGGGGAACGGCGCTTCGAGACCTGGATCAGGCAGGAGGATGGAAGCGTAATTTAG